A region of Marnyiella aurantia DNA encodes the following proteins:
- the nrfD gene encoding NrfD/PsrC family molybdoenzyme membrane anchor subunit has protein sequence MSHYEAPIREPLIIGHKTYHDITEDIARPIEERAGKLWWISFYAALALFIYGFGCIAYTIGTGIGAWGLNRTINWGWDITNFVWWVGIGHAGTLISAVLLLFRQRWRMSVNRSAEAMTIFAVVQAAIFPVIHMGRVWVGYWVFPIPNQYGSLWTNFNSPLFWDVFAISTYFSVSTVFWFMGLIPDFAMIRDRAKTPWTKKIYTFLAFGWGGKAKHWQRFEELSLVLAGLATPLVFSVHTTVSFDFATSVIKGWHSTIYPPYFVAGAIFSGFAMVQTLLLVARKVCDLEDYITMYHIEIMNIVIIVTGGMVTVAYACEYFIAWYSGSRYEDFAYLTPGAATGPYWWAFWSLIICNLVVPALFWFKKVRTNIIATFIIALIINIGMWFERFDIIVINLSRDYLPSSWTMFKPSIIDVGVFLGTIGFFSVLFLLYARTFPVIAQAELKSILKISGETYKAKEGDEHH, from the coding sequence ATGTCACATTACGAAGCCCCGATCCGGGAACCTTTAATTATTGGTCACAAAACCTATCACGATATCACAGAAGATATCGCCAGACCCATCGAGGAAAGAGCCGGGAAACTGTGGTGGATTTCTTTCTACGCAGCACTTGCCCTTTTCATTTACGGCTTCGGCTGTATTGCCTATACCATAGGAACCGGTATCGGTGCGTGGGGCCTTAACAGAACCATAAACTGGGGTTGGGATATTACCAACTTCGTATGGTGGGTAGGTATTGGTCACGCAGGAACTCTTATCTCCGCAGTACTGTTACTGTTCAGACAGAGATGGAGAATGTCCGTTAACCGTTCGGCAGAGGCGATGACTATCTTCGCGGTTGTACAGGCGGCCATCTTCCCTGTAATCCACATGGGTAGAGTATGGGTAGGCTACTGGGTATTCCCGATTCCTAACCAGTACGGATCTCTTTGGACCAACTTTAACTCACCTCTTTTCTGGGACGTATTTGCAATCTCCACTTATTTCTCTGTGTCCACGGTATTCTGGTTCATGGGTCTTATTCCGGATTTTGCCATGATCAGAGACCGTGCGAAAACTCCGTGGACTAAAAAGATCTATACTTTCCTTGCCTTTGGTTGGGGTGGTAAAGCCAAACACTGGCAGAGATTTGAAGAGCTTTCACTGGTACTTGCGGGTCTTGCGACTCCACTTGTATTCTCGGTACACACCACGGTATCCTTTGACTTTGCTACGTCGGTAATTAAAGGATGGCACTCTACAATTTATCCGCCATACTTCGTTGCCGGTGCGATCTTCTCTGGATTTGCAATGGTACAGACACTTCTTCTTGTTGCCAGGAAAGTGTGCGACCTTGAAGATTATATCACAATGTACCACATTGAGATCATGAATATAGTTATCATCGTAACGGGTGGTATGGTAACCGTAGCTTATGCCTGTGAGTATTTCATCGCATGGTATTCCGGAAGCCGTTATGAAGACTTCGCATACCTTACACCGGGTGCAGCAACCGGTCCATACTGGTGGGCATTCTGGTCACTGATTATCTGTAACCTTGTTGTGCCGGCATTATTCTGGTTCAAAAAAGTAAGAACGAACATCATCGCTACATTCATCATTGCCCTGATCATTAACATCGGGATGTGGTTTGAGCGTTTTGACATTATCGTAATCAACCTGTCACGCGACTATCTGCCAAGCAGCTGGACAATGTTTAAGCCGTCCATTATAGACGTTGGTGTATTCTTGGGAACGATCGGATTCTTCTCCGTACTCTTCCTGCTGTATGCACGTACATTCCCTGTAATCGCACAGGCGGAATTGAAATCTATCTTGAAAATTTCAGGTGAAACCTATAAAGCAAAAGAAGGAGATGAGCACCACTAA
- a CDS encoding DUF3341 domain-containing protein, translating to MSTTKIIYGLYADDDDLMDGVRAFRDKGIAINEVYTPFPVHGLDKALGLKKTRISDAAFMYAVYGVTVAILISWYAMNHDWPMNIGGKPSFTWWENMPAFVVPMFELTVFCAAHMMSLTFLIRNKMYPLAPPQNPDPRTTDDKFMMEFLTDDVDTVKQILIDTGVEEITVKDA from the coding sequence ATGAGCACCACTAAAATAATTTACGGACTGTACGCCGACGATGATGACCTGATGGATGGCGTAAGGGCTTTTAGAGACAAAGGAATTGCCATTAATGAGGTGTATACTCCATTTCCGGTACACGGGCTGGATAAAGCACTTGGCTTAAAGAAAACCCGTATTTCTGATGCTGCATTTATGTATGCTGTTTACGGTGTTACCGTGGCTATACTTATTTCCTGGTACGCCATGAATCATGACTGGCCCATGAACATCGGTGGTAAGCCATCGTTCACATGGTGGGAAAACATGCCTGCCTTTGTAGTGCCAATGTTTGAACTTACAGTTTTCTGTGCAGCTCACATGATGTCGCTTACTTTCCTTATAAGAAATAAGATGTATCCTCTGGCACCGCCACAGAATCCTGATCCACGTACGACGGACGATAAGTTTATGATGGAGTTTCTTACAGATGATGTAGATACTGTAAAGCAAATCCTGATTGATACAGGAGTTGAGGAAATAACTGTAAAAGATGCGTAA
- a CDS encoding c-type cytochrome, with product MRNMKQKIFKITAALAITTVMLNSCGPKDNPPLVYFPDMYFPVAYDPLMKAEDAYSDHENEIPAFVKNGGATGMIPVDGTVMQNKDGVAEANSASAMTPDQYNAGYAESKGLTASPLNAAGQKKNLERGKILYDRTCAACHGTSGDGQGPIVQSGAYSGVPKYADRDISVGSVHYVIMHGRNAMGSYAGQLNAGDRWRVAMYVMNAFKGGMTPASSGAAAGTAASTDSTATQ from the coding sequence ATGCGTAACATGAAACAGAAGATATTCAAAATAACTGCAGCTTTAGCAATAACTACTGTGATGCTTAATTCCTGTGGGCCCAAGGATAATCCACCATTGGTTTACTTTCCGGATATGTATTTCCCGGTAGCGTACGACCCTCTCATGAAAGCGGAAGATGCTTATTCTGACCATGAAAATGAAATTCCCGCGTTTGTAAAGAACGGCGGAGCCACAGGTATGATTCCTGTGGACGGTACTGTAATGCAGAATAAAGACGGTGTAGCTGAAGCAAACTCAGCTTCTGCTATGACTCCCGATCAGTATAATGCCGGATATGCCGAGTCAAAAGGTCTTACTGCCTCGCCACTGAATGCTGCCGGACAGAAGAAGAATCTTGAGAGAGGAAAAATTTTGTATGACCGCACATGTGCAGCATGTCATGGCACTTCAGGTGACGGCCAGGGGCCAATTGTTCAGAGCGGCGCTTACAGTGGTGTGCCAAAATATGCAGACCGTGATATTTCTGTAGGTTCTGTACATTACGTAATTATGCACGGAAGAAACGCAATGGGTTCATACGCAGGCCAGCTTAATGCTGGTGACAGATGGAGAGTGGCCATGTATGTTATGAATGCCTTTAAAGGCGGAATGACTCCGGCTTCTTCAGGTGCTGCAGCAGGAACAGCAGCTTCAACAGATTCTACCGCAACTCAATAA
- a CDS encoding quinol:cytochrome C oxidoreductase, whose protein sequence is MYSFSPKLKLVSIILLVAGLVLFTAGYFMNHGIDDTRIEHMMEAAMSSGEKAPTHSSEVMTPAKDHDGHLAHAKHQIHNQPLASIHFIAVFFFGVSCAVMFFYCIQHVAHAGWPIIITRVMEAIGGYIPYGGAILIIIMLLNITHYGHLFHWMDPELTDPNSDQFDVILFEKKKFLNIPWYAFRTVLYVVGASFLAWKLRQMSRKVDETKSLRDYQYLYRWAVGYIAFFGFASAAWAWDWLMSIDPHWYSTMYIWYSMVSCLSSGIAVIIILSVYLKKNGFLPQFNDNHLHDLGVFLFASSMLWTYTWFAQFMLYWYANVPEEVNYFFGRFEHYKEIFLPMLIPNFLIPLLVMVSSSIKRNYKVVTTMAFIVLFGHAWDYFNMVMPGTIGPYWRTPELWILTIGAVLFVVGLFMLVVLHTLSKLKLIPEGNPYLHESKIYEYPF, encoded by the coding sequence ATGTATAGTTTTTCGCCTAAATTAAAATTAGTTTCTATTATACTCCTCGTTGCCGGATTGGTTCTTTTTACCGCAGGATATTTTATGAATCATGGCATAGATGACACCAGAATAGAACATATGATGGAGGCTGCTATGAGCTCCGGAGAAAAAGCTCCTACGCATTCCAGCGAAGTGATGACTCCTGCAAAGGATCATGACGGTCACCTGGCCCATGCTAAACATCAGATCCATAACCAACCGTTAGCTTCTATACACTTTATTGCTGTATTCTTTTTTGGAGTTAGCTGTGCGGTAATGTTCTTCTACTGTATTCAGCATGTTGCACATGCAGGATGGCCTATCATTATAACAAGGGTCATGGAAGCGATCGGAGGCTATATTCCTTATGGAGGTGCCATTCTGATCATCATTATGCTGCTTAACATTACACATTACGGGCATCTGTTTCACTGGATGGATCCTGAATTAACAGATCCAAACTCAGATCAGTTTGACGTAATCCTTTTTGAAAAGAAAAAGTTCCTTAATATTCCATGGTATGCATTCCGTACGGTATTATATGTAGTAGGTGCTTCCTTCCTCGCCTGGAAGTTAAGACAGATGTCCAGAAAGGTTGATGAAACCAAGTCTCTTAGAGATTACCAGTACCTGTACAGATGGGCTGTTGGTTATATCGCTTTTTTCGGTTTCGCATCAGCAGCCTGGGCGTGGGACTGGTTAATGTCTATTGACCCTCACTGGTACTCCACAATGTATATTTGGTACTCAATGGTTAGCTGCCTTTCCAGTGGTATTGCTGTGATCATCATACTGAGTGTTTATCTTAAGAAGAATGGTTTCCTGCCGCAGTTTAATGATAACCACCTTCATGACCTTGGCGTATTCCTGTTCGCTTCAAGTATGCTCTGGACATATACATGGTTTGCTCAGTTCATGCTTTACTGGTATGCCAACGTACCGGAAGAGGTTAACTACTTCTTTGGAAGGTTTGAGCACTATAAAGAAATCTTCCTCCCAATGCTTATCCCGAACTTCCTTATTCCATTGTTGGTAATGGTAAGTTCCAGCATCAAGAGAAATTATAAGGTGGTTACCACAATGGCATTTATTGTCCTGTTTGGTCATGCATGGGATTACTTTAATATGGTAATGCCCGGTACAATTGGTCCATACTGGAGAACTCCTGAACTTTGGATTCTGACCATTGGCGCAGTACTGTTTGTTGTTGGACTGTTTATGCTGGTTGTTCTGCACACCCTTTCAAAACTCAAACTTATTCCGGAAGGTAACCCTTACCTTCATGAATCCAAGATTTACGAATATCCTTTCTAA